From a single Apium graveolens cultivar Ventura chromosome 2, ASM990537v1, whole genome shotgun sequence genomic region:
- the LOC141707604 gene encoding uncharacterized protein LOC141707604 codes for MASTVILYNYTTCCCSPKTLQPLNSSLFLSSKSLLKLKPPPSLKFNPRHNSIVAAQSNFIKVIQTVWKVGKDGVEAGTDMVPDSVPRPIAKLSVTVVGVSLALFVLKSFLSTAFFALAVMGLCYFAFLALNKDEGSKRGGGTTYSESSTDDSLEEARRIMEKYK; via the exons ATGGCATCCACGGTGATATTATACAATTATACAACCTGTTGTTGCTCCCCCAAAACCCTACAACCTCTCAACTCATCTCTATTCTTATCCTCCAAATCCCTGCTAAAGCTAAAGCCTCCTCCTTCACTCAAATTCAACCCCCGTCATAATTCTATAGTTGCTGCACAATCCAATTTTATTAAAG TTATTCAGACAGTGTGGAAGGTTGGAAAGGATGGGGTTGAGGCAGGAACCGATATGGTGCCT GATTCTGTTCCAAGACCTATAGCAAAGCTGTCAGTGACTGTTGTTGGAGTATCCCTTGCACTTTTTGTACTCAAGTCATTTTTGTCCACAGCTTTTTTTGCGCTG GCTGTGATGGGACTGTGTTATTTTGCATTTCTGGCCTTGAACAAAGATGAAGGCTCAAAACGGGGAGGAGGAACTACTTATTCTGAATCTTCTACAGATGACTCgctagaagaagcaagaagaaTAATGGAAAAGTACAAATAG